CAGGTAAAACATCGTTTCGATCCCCAAGTGGATTGCCTCGTCCGTTGACTTATCCCCCCTCGCATCACGGGGGCGGCGACCGACACCCCAATCCGGGCTGTTCGCTGCCAACGGCAACGTTTCACCATCCCCGCTTGCCCGGCACGTACCACCAAAGTTAGCGGTGCATCCAAGCGTGCAGAGCGTTTTAACGCAGCCGGTGTGCCGGCGACTTGGGCAAGCCTACTAGAGCGGCGAGCTCGATCAACGAGATCCATTCCGGGGGAGTGGCCGTTGCCTCCAAATTTGCGAACACCTTCAGCAATGTGAGCTGATTTTACGACAAACGTCCCACAAGCTAGCGTTCCTCGCGCAGGAATGCTAGCATCCTAGAGGTAAGTTTTTAATGAATTGATTTCACCTTAGAGCATTTCAAAAATTGAGGCACGTCAATCGTCGGCTTTGCGACAAACCGATGTTTTCACAAACACGGCGGTGCTTCGATGAAGACGATTGGACGTGGACATGCG
The genomic region above belongs to Novipirellula galeiformis and contains:
- a CDS encoding helix-turn-helix domain-containing protein gives rise to the protein MFANLEATATPPEWISLIELAALVGLPKSPAHRLR